In a single window of the Necator americanus strain Aroian chromosome X, whole genome shotgun sequence genome:
- a CDS encoding hypothetical protein (NECATOR_CHRX.G26399.T1), protein MSTSDLPPRFQLALRRSLFFGICLFIWLAIGTIAFSALSVVGHRRTDIAGLVKLDAKRTELLNVLWAETISKSEADWAEMANQKLELYEKALLNYVGYHDDSNDRSFMESLRKSFSLVTTIGPVDIDAFTTAGKLFAIVYIAIGVPLCLLVITQCGRMITSIWEGRGLIIPVVGFVFISAVAYDIIEEGSDDVPFFDAIFSMLLNFSSIGEEDNEFHGVIPYLITIIGLALVSSLYAQVQHEIERSIHGIEFTYSKMFSKLERWMSEEKTAVNSNRIEEEDEEDSDY, encoded by the exons ATGTCGACAAGCGACTTACCTCCTCGATTCCAATTAGCCCTGCGAAGATCACTTTTCTTCGGTATCTGTCTATTTATTTGGTTGGCTATCGGCACCATCGCCTTTTCCGCACTATCTGTTGTCGGCCACAGACGG ACAGATATCGCTGGACTAGTTAAACTAGATGCGAAACGAACAGAGCTGCTCAATGTGCTATGGGCGGAGACAATCTCGAAATCAGAAGCGGATTGGGCAGAAATGGCAAATCAAAAACTTGAGCTCTACGAGAAG GCTCTTCTTAACTATGTAGGGTATCATGATGATTCCAATGATCGGTCTTTCATGGAGTCTCTCCGAAAGTCTTTTTCACTTGTTACAACAATCG GTCCTGTCGACATTGATGCTTTCACCACTGCCGGCAAACTTTTTGCCATTGTATATATAGCAATAG GTGTACCTCTGTGTTTGCTAGTGATAACACAATGTGGTCGGATGATTACCTCTATATGGGAG GGAAGAGGGTTAATTATACCGGTTGTTGGCTTCGTCTTTATCTCTGCTGTCGCATACGACATTATTGAAGAAGGAAGCGATGATGTT cCTTTCTTCGATGCTATATTTTCAATGCTTCTCAACTTCTCTTCGATTGGTGAGGAGGACAATGAATTTCA TGGTGTCATCCCGTACCTCATCACAATCATTGGTCTCGCACTTGTGAGTTCACTATATGCTCAGGTGCAGCACGAGATTGAGAGATCCATCCATGGAATTGAATTTACCTATTCTAA AATGTTCTCAAAACTCGAACGATGGATGAGCGAAGAGAAGACAGCTGTGAACAGTAATCGAATAGAAGAGGAGGATGAGGAAGACAGTGACTACTGA
- a CDS encoding hypothetical protein (NECATOR_CHRX.G26400.T1), with protein MIRDSRGYLNKAWEETARRRVNDETLKRNSLQVGVHLIRDFTAHSMPETNQAILLSIGDVFEIFIGDRMIQTPEEPPV; from the exons ATGATTCGTGATTCTCGCGGTTATTT AAATAAAGCGTGGGAAGAAACGGCACGCCGCAGAGTAAATGATGAGactttgaagagaaatagTTTACAAGTAGGAGTGCACCTAATAAGGGATTTCACTGCTCACTCGATGCCGGAGACTAACCAAGCAATTCtgctttctatag GCGACGTCTTCGAAATCTTTATTGGCGACAGAATGATCCAGACGCCAGAGGAACCACCCGTTTAG
- a CDS encoding hypothetical protein (NECATOR_CHRX.G26401.T1): protein MLLLLLIPLALAQNPYGPSQLDQYARLLNSGNLGGFGFFQNALAQGTVRGLGDLNPPPLLAGLPPLPLTHEEVMRQLTSTPPPPTTRATAIPTTPSTNPGGVYAVNTLVELPPMPENRLHGKFDDDGVFHPDSKNEKNDDDHIVRNQIQGTKIRDFSQTERDTVEGHAEETSNKEEEYTDDESFEDPSIRGSSPAEAHQLAQHNEKTRKTRQNHPNQRQISQSAYPRRYYDLQKSQRGGGYRPNVQREGRYPPFIFRPRPPPSQREPEYNNLLAEIEEYDDFLEQQRVYRSRYPQAAIHNPYRDLPAGQLPAPGSYSAQQEPQRSFEIPAPRRISNGPSNIWSPQQQSWSSQQQNAVTDFPPTAAQNPLLNFFNLFSVPHAHALAAPQVNLDDVTLIPTTTTTLPPRPNPYQLGMLPIPAQGIPLVDIQQQPLSFPQPGSPLVLTPLFGHGK, encoded by the exons ATGTTACTCCTATTGTTGATTCCATTGGCTTTGGCCCAAAATCCGTACGGACCATCACAGCTTGATCAGTATGCACGACTGTTGAATTCTGGGAATCTCGGCGGTTTTGGATTCTTCCAGAATGCACTAGCACAGGGAACTGTGCGAGGTCTTGGTGATTTGAATCCACCACCTTTGCTAGCTGGGCTACCTCCACTTCCACTTACACATGAGGAAG TGATGAGGCAACTAACCTCTACGCCTCCTCCTCCAACAACTCGAGCTACAGCCATTCCAACAACACCTTCTACAAATCCAGGAGGTGTATACGCGGTGAATACTCTGGTAGAGCTGCCTCCAATGCCAGAAAATCG ATTGCATGGTAAATTCGACGATGATGGAGTATTTCATCCAGacagtaaaaatgaaaaaaatgacgatgATCACATCGTCAGAAATCAG ATCCAAGGTACTAAAATTCGTGACTTCTCACAAACGGAGAGAGATACCGTCGAGGGACACGCTGAAGAAACTTCCAACAAAGAAGAGGAATATACG GATGACGAATCCTTTGAAGACCCTTCGATCCGAGGTTCATCTCCTGCAGAAGCTCATCAATTGGCTCAGCACAACgagaaaactcgaaaaacaAGGCAAAACCATCCT aatcaGCGTCAAATTTCCCAGTCAGCATATCCACGAAGATATTACG atcttcaaaaaagtcaaCGTGGAGGAGGATATCGACCGAATGTACAACGGGAGGGACGCTACCCTCCGTTTATTTTTAG ACCAAGACCCCCACCATCTCAAAGAGAGCCAGAATACAACAATCTATTAGCGGAAATTGAAGAATATGACGATTTCTTG GAACAACAACGAGTATATCGATCCCGTTATCCACAAGCAGCAATCCATAACCCATATCGAGATCTTCCAGCCGGACAGCTTCCTGCACCCGGCTCATATTCG GCACAGCAAGAACCACAACGCTCATTTGAAATCCCTGCTCCAAGGAGAATTTCAAATGGTCCCAGTAACATCTGGTCACCGCAGCAGCAATCct GGTCATCACAACAGCAGAACGCTGTGACGGACTTTCCACCAACAGCAGCACAAAATCCATTGCTCAACTTTTTCAACTTGTTTtctgtcccacatgca CACGCATTAGCTGCACCACAAGTGAATCTGGACGACGTCACATTGATCCCAACAACGACAACCACACTG CCACCGCGTCCAAATCCTTATCAGCTTGGTATGTTACCGATTCCTGCCCAAGGAATTCCCCTTGTGGATATCCAACAACAACCACTG AGCTTTCCTCAACCAGGAAGTCCTCTTGTCCTGACACCATTGTTTGGGCATGGAAAGTGA